One Carcharodon carcharias isolate sCarCar2 chromosome 1, sCarCar2.pri, whole genome shotgun sequence DNA window includes the following coding sequences:
- the LOC121283005 gene encoding 14 kDa phosphohistidine phosphatase-like, with the protein MAADLQMVDDVRIDPDRLFKYVLIQVWQDNGSSREKNIMRGWATAEYHADIYDQVSTWIEKHVLHCECQGSDQINHNGAEKKIHVYGYSMGFGQAKHKVTTAILKSRYPDKCDLGK; encoded by the coding sequence ATGGCAGCAGATTTGCAGATGGTGGATGATGTGCGGATTGACCCAGACAGGCTGTTTAAATATGTTTTAATCCAGGTTTGGCAGGACAACGGGAGTAGCCGAGAGAAGAACATCATGCGGGGCTGGGCCACGGCAGAGTATCATGCTGATATCTACGATCAGGTGTCTACTTGGATTGAGAAACATGTTCTGCATTGTGAGTGCCAGGGCAGTGATCAAATTAACCACAATGGTGCAGAGAAGAAGATCCACGTGTATGGATACTCCATGGGCTTTGGCCAGGCAAAGCACAAAGTAACAACAGCGATCCTGAAATCCAGGTACCCAGACAAGTGTGACCTGGGCAAATGA